The following are from one region of the Gottschalkia purinilytica genome:
- a CDS encoding M3 family oligoendopeptidase: protein MNMRWSLDDLYNSFDSKEFNNDLILCDKKLKEIKLWTENNLESEDNAAKKIEEYITLQIDFYNVFTKLITFANLTTTVEARNEIALKTLEKLQVKYTELTKPSVSFQKWLGCIGNLESIISSSKLLEEHRFYLKELSRNARYLLSEEEEDIVSKMSNTGSKAWAKLQDMITSTLLIDININGENKQLPLPIIRNMAYDKNPNIRKKAYESELESYKKIEESSCACLNGIKGEVITLCNLKGYSSPLEETLLNSRMSKETLDSMFQAIKESLPIFHKYYKRKSKILGHKNGLPFYDIFAPIGDVNIKFTYNEARNYIVKNFRTFSDKLADYADNAFENNWIDAEPREGKRGGAFCSNIHAIKQSRILANFNGSFSNMITLAHELGHGYHGSCLVNESILNSSYPMPIAETASIFCETIVMNAALKEVKEKEALSILESSISNAGQVIVDIYSRFLFESEVFKRRKDSALTVSELKEIMINSQKEAYGDSLDSSYLHPYMWINKSHYYSASRSFYNFPYAFGLLFSKGIYSEYLKRGNDFVKDYDKLLAETGKNNIVDVAKMMGFDINSLDFWRSSLKQIEMDINKFLDLSK, encoded by the coding sequence ATGAATATGAGATGGAGTTTGGATGATTTGTATAATTCTTTTGATTCTAAAGAATTTAATAATGATTTGATATTATGTGATAAAAAACTTAAAGAAATAAAGCTTTGGACTGAGAATAACCTTGAATCTGAAGATAATGCTGCGAAAAAAATAGAAGAATACATAACTCTTCAAATAGATTTTTATAATGTTTTTACTAAATTAATAACATTTGCTAATCTAACTACTACTGTTGAGGCAAGAAATGAAATAGCTTTAAAAACCTTAGAAAAATTACAAGTAAAATATACAGAACTTACAAAACCATCAGTATCATTTCAAAAATGGTTAGGATGTATAGGTAACTTAGAAAGTATTATATCTTCTTCTAAATTATTAGAAGAACATAGATTTTATCTTAAAGAATTATCAAGAAATGCAAGATACCTTCTAAGTGAAGAAGAGGAAGACATAGTTTCAAAAATGTCCAATACAGGCTCTAAAGCATGGGCAAAACTTCAGGATATGATAACTTCAACTTTGTTAATTGATATAAATATAAATGGAGAGAATAAGCAACTTCCTCTTCCTATTATAAGAAACATGGCATATGATAAAAATCCAAATATAAGAAAGAAAGCATACGAGTCAGAGTTAGAATCTTATAAAAAAATAGAAGAGTCTTCTTGTGCATGTTTAAATGGTATAAAAGGAGAAGTTATTACTTTATGTAATCTAAAAGGTTATAGTTCACCTTTAGAAGAAACTCTTTTAAATTCTAGAATGAGTAAAGAAACTTTGGATTCTATGTTCCAAGCTATAAAAGAAAGTTTACCTATTTTTCATAAGTACTATAAAAGAAAAAGTAAAATATTAGGCCATAAAAATGGGTTACCTTTTTATGATATTTTTGCACCTATAGGAGATGTTAACATTAAATTTACTTACAACGAAGCAAGAAATTATATAGTTAAAAACTTTAGAACTTTTAGTGATAAACTTGCAGACTATGCAGATAATGCATTTGAAAATAATTGGATAGATGCAGAGCCTAGAGAAGGTAAGAGAGGTGGAGCCTTTTGTTCAAATATACACGCTATAAAACAAAGTAGAATATTAGCTAATTTCAATGGTAGTTTTAGTAATATGATTACTTTAGCTCATGAATTGGGACACGGATATCATGGTTCTTGTTTAGTTAATGAATCTATACTAAATAGTTCTTATCCTATGCCTATAGCTGAAACTGCTTCTATTTTTTGTGAAACTATAGTTATGAATGCAGCATTAAAAGAAGTTAAAGAAAAAGAAGCTCTTAGTATTCTAGAGTCATCCATATCTAACGCAGGTCAAGTTATAGTTGATATATATAGTAGATTTTTATTTGAAAGTGAAGTTTTTAAAAGAAGAAAAGATTCTGCTTTAACTGTAAGTGAACTAAAAGAAATAATGATAAATTCACAAAAAGAAGCTTATGGTGACAGTTTAGATTCTTCTTATCTACATCCTTATATGTGGATAAATAAATCTCATTATTATAGTGCTAGTAGAAGTTTTTATAACTTTCCTTATGCATTTGGATTACTATTTTCTAAAGGAATCTATTCCGAATATTTAAAGCGTGGAAATGATTTTGTAAAAGATTATGATAAATTGCTAGCTGAGACAGGGAAAAATAATATTGTAGACGTAGCTAAAATGATGGGATTTGACATTAACTCTCTTGATTTCTGGAGAAGCTCTTTAAAACAAATAGAGATGGATATTAATAAATTTTTAGATTTAAGTAAATAA
- a CDS encoding ABC transporter ATP-binding protein, translated as MGSNIVEIKGLSKNYIRKKALKDVNLNLEKGKILGLLGQNGSGKTTLMKIMAGLLRKSSGEILIDGHSPGIYTKSVVSYLPDRSFLYKWMKVKDAIDFYKDFFDDFDEKKMDELLDFMKLPKDAKVTTFSKGMTEKMNLSLALSRKAKLYILDEPIGGVDPATRDKILDAIINNYTEDSSMIITTHLVTDIERVFDEVAFIKEGEIILSGDAEELRQSKGKSINDIFKEVSE; from the coding sequence ATGGGATCAAATATAGTTGAGATTAAAGGTTTAAGTAAAAACTATATTAGAAAAAAAGCACTAAAAGATGTTAACCTTAATCTTGAAAAAGGTAAAATATTAGGTTTATTAGGACAGAATGGTAGTGGAAAAACTACTCTTATGAAAATAATGGCTGGTTTACTTAGAAAGTCATCAGGAGAAATTCTTATAGATGGACATAGTCCTGGTATATATACTAAATCAGTAGTTTCATATCTTCCAGATAGAAGTTTTCTATATAAATGGATGAAAGTAAAAGATGCAATAGATTTTTATAAAGACTTTTTTGATGATTTTGATGAAAAGAAAATGGATGAACTTTTAGATTTTATGAAGTTACCTAAAGATGCTAAAGTAACGACTTTTTCAAAAGGTATGACTGAGAAAATGAACTTGTCTTTAGCACTTTCAAGAAAAGCTAAATTATATATATTAGATGAACCTATAGGAGGCGTAGACCCTGCAACTAGAGATAAAATATTAGATGCTATCATTAATAACTATACAGAGGATAGTTCCATGATTATAACTACTCATCTTGTAACAGATATTGAAAGAGTATTTGATGAAGTTGCTTTTATTAAAGAAGGAGAAATAATTTTATCAGGTGATGCAGAAGAGTTAAGACAAAGTAAAGGGAAATCTATAAATGACATATTCAAGGAGGTATCTGAGTAA
- a CDS encoding ferritin family protein, translating into MSKFKCLICGMTINLESYGLNSNTFIKRNQKDNIINCPFCGVGKIYLGDEKDIYEVDNSNLDTKTLKVLDNAMKFEVFNGEFYEEASKLAKDKAVRELFKDLKNIEFMHARIHKRLGGFENLPKLHKPDYTRHNTDKLLLEEAQKREEHAIAFYKKNSEIVCSDIIRDIFQALSDVEKQHEIITSSHPMKR; encoded by the coding sequence ATGAGTAAATTTAAATGTTTAATATGTGGAATGACTATAAATTTAGAAAGTTATGGATTAAATAGTAACACATTTATTAAAAGAAATCAGAAAGATAATATTATCAATTGTCCATTCTGTGGAGTTGGTAAAATTTATTTAGGCGATGAAAAAGATATATATGAAGTAGATAATTCAAATTTGGATACAAAGACTTTAAAAGTATTGGATAATGCAATGAAATTCGAAGTATTTAATGGAGAATTTTACGAAGAAGCTAGTAAGTTAGCTAAGGATAAAGCAGTTAGAGAGCTTTTTAAAGATTTGAAGAATATAGAGTTTATGCATGCAAGAATTCATAAAAGATTAGGTGGATTTGAAAATCTTCCAAAACTACATAAACCTGACTATACTAGACATAATACGGATAAACTATTACTTGAGGAAGCACAAAAACGTGAAGAACATGCTATAGCATTTTATAAAAAAAATAGTGAAATAGTTTGTAGTGATATAATAAGAGATATATTTCAAGCATTATCAGATGTTGAAAAACAACATGAGATTATAACAAGTAGTCATCCCATGAAAAGATAA
- a CDS encoding calcium/sodium antiporter encodes MHTFTILFMFFVGLVVIIKGGDMFVDASVWFAKKTGIPSIFIGATLVSLATTLPEFFVSNIAVIQGHAEVAIGNVIGSAICNIGLVLSITCIISPIDIRRRFFSIKGFIMCFSIVVLYILSYNNIIGKLEGIILVGILIIYIIINILEFKTITEVSKEDNRIKGTLPSSITKFIFGAILTIFGARLLVNSGVQIAYMLNIPEGIIGLTLIALGTSLPELVTCIVSVIKRQQDISVGNIIGANIINICMVLGSSSLVSESGLIFSLKDINLLGIKLTDISQTLLLDIPVLLILSTLVVIFGSLHRRINRKHGILLLAIYSFYMIAIYKITF; translated from the coding sequence ATGCACACTTTTACTATACTTTTTATGTTCTTTGTAGGACTTGTTGTTATAATAAAAGGTGGAGATATGTTTGTAGATGCTTCTGTTTGGTTTGCTAAAAAAACTGGAATCCCTAGCATATTTATAGGTGCAACTCTAGTAAGTTTAGCTACAACTTTACCAGAGTTTTTTGTATCAAACATAGCAGTCATACAAGGACATGCTGAAGTTGCAATAGGCAATGTAATAGGTTCAGCTATATGTAATATAGGTCTTGTATTATCAATAACTTGTATTATTTCTCCTATAGATATAAGAAGAAGGTTTTTTAGTATAAAAGGATTTATAATGTGTTTTTCTATAGTTGTATTATATATATTATCTTATAATAATATAATTGGGAAACTAGAAGGAATTATTCTTGTTGGAATACTAATAATTTATATAATTATAAATATACTTGAATTTAAGACAATTACAGAAGTATCAAAAGAAGATAATCGTATAAAAGGAACACTACCATCAAGTATTACAAAGTTTATATTTGGAGCAATACTTACAATATTCGGAGCTAGATTATTGGTGAATAGTGGTGTACAGATAGCATACATGTTGAATATTCCTGAAGGTATAATAGGACTAACTTTAATAGCTTTGGGAACGTCATTACCAGAACTTGTTACATGCATAGTATCCGTTATCAAAAGACAACAAGATATATCAGTAGGAAACATAATAGGAGCTAATATAATAAACATATGCATGGTGCTTGGTAGTTCATCTCTAGTATCTGAAAGTGGACTTATATTTTCACTTAAAGATATAAACTTGTTGGGTATAAAACTAACCGATATATCTCAAACTCTGTTACTAGATATTCCAGTTTTACTGATATTATCAACATTAGTTGTGATATTTGGATCATTACATAGGAGGATAAATAGAAAACATGGAATATTACTTTTAGCTATATATTCTTTTTATATGATAGCAATATACAAAATAACCTTTTAA
- a CDS encoding aminotransferase class IV — translation MKNESVLDYYVYNEKLYNTKDDYGFKNCKGSLIYEVIRVIDGIALFEEDHLDRIRKSAMILGHRVNKTNEEISKEIKILIDKNNIKNQNIKLICSSLEEENQDFLAYFIKSYYPEKEIYEKGIHTILFKSERENPNAKVINNDFRTQVNEEIKKQGAFEALLVNEEGFVTEGSRSNMFFIKDRKVFTAPAGDVLLGITRSEILKVCEELAIEVVEENIHINDLKNIDGAFMSGTSVGVLPISTIDNIRLASVSNDLIQKIGEGYSDKVSKYIQSKK, via the coding sequence ATGAAAAACGAATCAGTACTAGATTATTACGTATACAATGAAAAACTTTATAATACAAAAGATGATTATGGATTTAAAAATTGTAAAGGATCGCTCATATATGAAGTAATAAGGGTAATTGATGGTATAGCTCTATTTGAAGAAGATCATTTAGATAGGATCAGAAAATCTGCTATGATATTGGGGCATAGAGTTAATAAAACTAATGAAGAGATATCCAAAGAAATAAAGATATTGATAGATAAAAATAATATTAAAAATCAAAATATAAAGCTAATATGTAGCAGTTTAGAAGAAGAAAATCAGGATTTTTTAGCTTATTTTATAAAAAGTTACTATCCAGAAAAAGAAATATATGAAAAAGGAATACATACTATATTATTTAAATCTGAAAGAGAAAATCCTAATGCTAAGGTTATAAATAATGACTTTAGAACACAAGTAAATGAAGAGATAAAAAAACAAGGTGCATTTGAAGCTTTACTTGTAAATGAAGAAGGTTTTGTAACAGAAGGAAGTAGATCAAACATGTTTTTCATAAAAGATAGAAAGGTTTTTACAGCACCAGCTGGGGATGTTCTTTTAGGCATAACGAGAAGTGAAATATTGAAAGTATGTGAAGAATTAGCAATAGAAGTTGTAGAAGAGAATATACACATAAATGACTTAAAAAATATTGATGGAGCATTTATGTCAGGTACATCTGTAGGAGTACTTCCAATATCAACTATAGATAATATAAGATTAGCTTCTGTAAGTAATGATCTAATACAAAAAATAGGAGAAGGATATTCTGATAAAGTTAGCAAATATATTCAAAGTAAAAAGTAA
- the typA gene encoding translational GTPase TypA — protein MKKIMDNIRNIAIIAHVDHGKTTLVDELLKQSGTFRDNQSVGERVMDSNDIERERGITILSKNTAVYYKDTKINIIDTPGHADFGGEVERVLKMVNGVVLVVDAFEGPMPQTKFVLKKALELELPVIVCINKIDRPEARPNDVIDEVLDLFIELGATEDQLDCPFVYASAKNGTSSLDMNSQDSNMKSLFETIVEYIPAPEGDDEESLQVLISTIDYNEYVGRIGIGKVERGTINLNQEAVIVNDERPDESKKVRITKIYEFEGLDRIEVNEAKVGSIIAVSGVEGIHIGDTICDVECPEPLPFVKISEPTISMTFAVNNSPFAGQEGKFVTSRQLRDRLFKELQTDVGLRVEETDATDAFKVSGRGELHLSILIENMRREGYEFQVSKPEVLYKIIDGKKHEPMEKVTIDVPEEFMGAVIEKLGKRKGELITMGASNGGYTRLEILIPARGLIGYRSEFMTDTKGNGILNSMFEGYEPYKGEITRRAQGSLVAFETGDAVAYGLYAAQERGILFITPGTKVYSGMIVGQNAKLGDIEVNVCKKKQLTNTRASGSDDSLKLSPPKTLSLEEALEFIEDDELVEVTPVSLRLRKSILDKSLRYKSKKK, from the coding sequence TTGAAAAAGATAATGGATAATATAAGGAATATAGCTATAATAGCTCACGTTGATCATGGAAAAACAACACTAGTTGATGAGCTACTAAAGCAAAGTGGTACTTTTAGAGATAATCAATCTGTTGGTGAAAGAGTAATGGACTCTAATGATATAGAAAGAGAAAGAGGTATAACTATACTTTCCAAGAATACGGCTGTATATTATAAAGATACAAAAATAAATATTATAGATACTCCTGGACATGCTGACTTTGGTGGAGAGGTAGAACGTGTTTTAAAAATGGTAAATGGAGTAGTGCTAGTAGTTGATGCATTTGAAGGTCCTATGCCACAAACTAAATTTGTTTTGAAAAAGGCACTAGAGTTAGAATTACCAGTTATAGTATGCATAAATAAAATAGATAGACCGGAAGCAAGACCAAATGATGTTATAGATGAAGTACTAGATCTATTCATAGAATTAGGTGCAACTGAAGATCAATTAGACTGTCCTTTCGTATATGCTTCTGCTAAAAACGGAACGTCTTCATTAGATATGAATAGTCAAGATTCGAATATGAAATCATTATTTGAAACTATAGTAGAATATATTCCAGCTCCTGAAGGTGATGATGAAGAGTCTTTACAAGTCCTTATTTCAACAATAGATTATAATGAATATGTAGGAAGAATAGGAATCGGAAAAGTAGAAAGAGGAACTATAAATCTAAATCAAGAAGCTGTTATAGTGAATGATGAGAGACCAGATGAGAGTAAAAAGGTTAGAATTACTAAGATATATGAATTTGAGGGACTAGATAGAATTGAAGTAAATGAAGCTAAAGTTGGAAGTATCATTGCAGTATCAGGCGTTGAAGGTATACACATAGGGGATACAATATGTGATGTAGAATGTCCGGAACCTTTACCATTTGTAAAAATATCTGAACCTACTATTTCTATGACATTTGCAGTTAATAATAGTCCATTTGCAGGACAAGAAGGAAAATTTGTTACTTCAAGACAACTAAGAGATAGATTATTTAAAGAACTTCAAACGGATGTAGGATTAAGAGTAGAAGAAACAGATGCAACAGATGCCTTCAAAGTATCTGGTAGAGGAGAACTTCACTTATCTATACTAATAGAAAACATGAGAAGAGAAGGGTATGAGTTCCAAGTATCAAAACCAGAAGTTTTATATAAAATTATAGATGGTAAAAAACATGAACCTATGGAAAAAGTTACAATAGATGTTCCAGAAGAATTTATGGGAGCAGTTATAGAAAAGCTAGGTAAAAGAAAAGGTGAACTTATAACTATGGGTGCATCTAATGGAGGATATACTAGATTAGAAATTTTAATTCCAGCTAGAGGACTTATTGGATATAGATCAGAGTTCATGACAGATACTAAAGGGAATGGTATACTAAATTCTATGTTTGAAGGATATGAGCCTTATAAAGGAGAAATAACTAGGAGAGCACAAGGATCATTAGTTGCATTTGAAACTGGTGACGCTGTTGCATATGGTCTTTATGCAGCACAAGAGAGAGGAATACTATTTATAACTCCAGGAACAAAAGTGTATTCTGGAATGATAGTTGGCCAAAATGCTAAGTTAGGAGATATAGAGGTTAATGTATGTAAGAAAAAACAGCTTACAAATACTAGAGCATCTGGATCTGATGATTCATTAAAATTATCTCCACCTAAAACGCTAAGTCTAGAAGAAGCACTAGAGTTCATAGAAGATGATGAGTTAGTAGAAGTAACTCCGGTTAGCTTAAGACTAAGAAAAAGTATACTAGATAAAAGTTTAAGATATAAATCTAAGAAAAAATAA
- a CDS encoding GntR family transcriptional regulator, producing MNISFNDNVPIYIQIINGIKKDICIGNLKGGDRLPSVRELSQELKVNQNTIQRAYQELEREGYSFTQRGIGTFIIEDDEILNNTKIDMATKEVEYFITAMLELGFNKQQIINIVSKKLEGDDILWDQI from the coding sequence ATGAATATATCATTTAATGATAATGTACCAATATATATTCAAATAATTAATGGCATAAAAAAGGATATATGTATTGGTAACTTAAAAGGAGGAGACCGGTTGCCATCTGTAAGAGAGTTATCACAAGAATTAAAGGTAAATCAAAATACTATACAGAGAGCTTATCAAGAATTAGAGAGAGAGGGCTACAGCTTCACTCAAAGAGGAATAGGTACATTCATAATTGAAGATGATGAAATATTAAATAATACTAAGATAGATATGGCTACTAAAGAAGTAGAGTACTTTATAACTGCGATGCTAGAGCTAGGATTTAATAAACAACAAATAATAAATATTGTATCCAAAAAATTAGAAGGAGATGATATATTATGGGATCAAATATAG